In one Paenibacillus sp. JQZ6Y-1 genomic region, the following are encoded:
- the tatA gene encoding twin-arginine translocase TatA/TatE family subunit, translating into MFSGAGIGPTGFILLIILALILFGPNKLPELGRAVGRTFREFKEGTRDMMKDDETKSKSRIESMEATEVKSEIRPEDKR; encoded by the coding sequence ATGTTTAGCGGTGCAGGTATTGGCCCGACCGGATTTATTTTGCTTATTATTCTGGCACTGATTTTGTTTGGTCCGAACAAATTGCCCGAGCTTGGCCGCGCTGTCGGTCGTACATTCCGCGAATTCAAGGAAGGTACGCGCGATATGATGAAAGATGATGAAACCAAATCCAAGTCCCGTATCGAATCGATGGAAGCGACTGAAGTGAAGTCCGAGATTCGCCCGGAAGACAAACGTTAA
- the tatC gene encoding twin-arginine translocase subunit TatC yields MNKSDNEMSLIDHLTELRRRLIIVIAVLFLGMILGLFVAQPVYQYLVSAETARNLVFHVFSFWDGIGLYMKIAMVVAIALTLPCALYQIWAFVSPGLLLQERRTALRYIPFVFLMFMLGVLFAYYIVFPMALTFTSQVTRSMGLEETYGVVQYFTFMSNIVFPVAGLFELPLVIMFLTTLRIVNPALLRKLRRVSYFVLVFVAVVITPPDFISDILVAIPLLGLYELSVVLSTIVHRKQMARDAQLLDDTDL; encoded by the coding sequence ATGAATAAATCGGATAATGAAATGTCGCTGATTGACCATCTGACTGAGCTACGCCGCCGATTGATCATTGTGATCGCTGTGCTGTTTCTGGGCATGATTCTGGGGCTGTTTGTCGCTCAGCCGGTGTATCAGTACCTTGTATCAGCGGAGACCGCGCGCAATCTAGTCTTCCATGTGTTCTCATTCTGGGACGGCATTGGTCTATATATGAAGATTGCGATGGTAGTAGCGATTGCGCTGACCTTGCCATGTGCACTATATCAGATTTGGGCGTTTGTCAGCCCCGGTTTGCTGCTGCAAGAACGACGTACAGCGTTGCGGTATATTCCCTTTGTCTTTTTGATGTTTATGCTGGGTGTATTGTTTGCTTACTATATTGTCTTTCCGATGGCGCTTACCTTTACGTCTCAGGTCACGCGTAGCATGGGGCTAGAAGAAACATATGGGGTAGTGCAGTATTTCACTTTTATGTCCAATATTGTCTTTCCGGTGGCAGGGCTATTCGAGCTGCCGCTAGTGATTATGTTTTTGACGACCTTACGGATTGTGAATCCGGCATTGCTGCGCAAGCTACGACGAGTTTCGTACTTTGTGCTTGTATTTGTGGCAGTTGTGATTACACCACCAGATTTCATATCGGATATTCTAGTGGCGATTCCGCTGCTGGGATTATATGAGTTGAGTGTAGTATTATCGACCATTGTGCACCGTAAGCAGATGGCGCGCGATGCGCAGTTGTTGGATGATACAGATCTATAA